The following coding sequences lie in one Euhalothece natronophila Z-M001 genomic window:
- the glmM gene encoding phosphoglucosamine mutase produces MVVAVSSNSFLNLSQLPKSKLFGTDGIRGKAGNLLTAPLALAVGYWAGQVYQEKYGKGAIAIGQDSRNSSDMLAMSLTAGLTASGLEVWNLGLCPTPCVAYLTANTDAIGGIMISASHNPPEDNGIKFFSANGTKLSKTEASAIEAGVRGEKPTITHDVNWGQHYPRQGLVQKYTTALQQSLPHERPLDGLKIVLDLAWGACVEIAPSLFQEMGAEVIPLHDSPDGDRINVDCGSTHLNVLQQAVCETQADMGFAFDGDADRVLAVDNQGRVVDGDYILYFWGNLLKNQAQLPDNLLVATVMANLGFEHAWSKQGGQLIRTPVGDQHVQAQMWETGAMLGGEQSGHVICHHYNCSGDGVQTALHLACLTQELGMSLSQMRDESFETYPQLLTNVRVEDAQRRCAWEDCDALQSAIAQAEQAMGDQGRVLIRASGTEPLIRVMVEAYEWEIANHWSHQLVQTVHQNLVNSVSHYS; encoded by the coding sequence ATGGTCGTTGCTGTTAGCTCTAATTCTTTTCTCAATTTGTCCCAATTGCCTAAAAGTAAGTTATTTGGAACAGATGGCATTCGTGGTAAGGCTGGAAACTTATTAACAGCCCCTTTAGCCCTAGCTGTGGGGTATTGGGCTGGACAAGTGTATCAAGAAAAATATGGTAAGGGCGCGATCGCGATCGGGCAAGACTCTCGTAATTCTAGTGATATGCTTGCCATGTCTCTCACCGCAGGTTTAACCGCATCAGGTTTAGAAGTGTGGAATTTAGGCTTATGTCCCACTCCCTGTGTTGCCTATTTAACCGCTAATACCGACGCAATTGGGGGCATTATGATTTCGGCGAGCCATAACCCTCCTGAAGATAATGGAATTAAGTTTTTTAGTGCTAATGGCACAAAATTAAGCAAAACCGAAGCCAGTGCTATTGAAGCAGGGGTGAGAGGAGAAAAGCCAACGATTACCCACGATGTCAACTGGGGACAACATTATCCCCGTCAAGGCTTAGTCCAAAAATACACCACAGCCTTACAACAATCTTTACCCCATGAACGTCCTTTAGACGGGTTGAAAATTGTTTTAGACCTAGCATGGGGGGCTTGTGTGGAAATTGCCCCGAGTTTATTTCAAGAAATGGGCGCAGAAGTGATCCCCCTCCATGATAGCCCCGATGGTGATCGCATTAATGTTGACTGTGGTTCTACCCATCTCAATGTCTTACAGCAAGCTGTCTGTGAAACACAAGCGGATATGGGCTTTGCCTTTGATGGAGATGCCGATCGCGTTTTAGCAGTAGATAACCAAGGGCGCGTAGTGGATGGGGATTATATTCTCTATTTTTGGGGGAACTTGCTCAAAAATCAGGCGCAACTCCCTGATAACTTATTAGTGGCAACAGTGATGGCAAATTTAGGCTTTGAACACGCTTGGTCAAAACAGGGCGGTCAGTTAATCCGCACTCCTGTAGGCGATCAGCACGTGCAAGCTCAAATGTGGGAAACTGGGGCAATGCTTGGAGGAGAACAATCAGGTCATGTCATCTGTCATCACTATAATTGTAGTGGGGATGGCGTACAAACTGCCCTCCATTTAGCCTGTTTAACGCAGGAACTGGGAATGTCTTTAAGTCAAATGCGAGATGAAAGTTTTGAAACCTATCCCCAATTATTAACCAATGTTCGCGTTGAAGATGCCCAACGACGGTGTGCTTGGGAAGACTGTGATGCTCTGCAAAGCGCGATCGCGCAAGCCGAACAAGCCATGGGCGATCAAGGACGGGTTTTAATTCGGGCTTCAGGAACTGAACCTCTCATTCGGGTCATGGTAGAAGCCTATGAGTGGGAAATTGCCAACCACTGGAGTCATCAGTTGGTTCAAACCGTGCATCAAAATTTGGTCAATTCCGTAAGCCATTATTCCTAA
- a CDS encoding WecB/TagA/CpsF family glycosyltransferase has protein sequence MTFSSQTNSLCHPETETVLGIKVHLLSDYLAWLQTRYEEGKGTHVVTLNAEMVMLARKHPELASAIAQADLVIPDGAGVVLSLRLQGKKQQRYPGIELAAALISKMAENEASEEIFFYGGEPERAAIAAKNWQHQYPQLSIHTQHGYLSPKEQTELCETLQAKQPRLILVGLGVPRQELWIAENRHLCPNSTWIGIGGAFDIWSGSKPRAPQWFCEHNLEWLYRFYQEPSRWQRMLVLPQFAWAVLTQGNNASR, from the coding sequence ATGACTTTTTCCTCCCAGACTAATTCTCTTTGCCATCCTGAAACCGAAACGGTATTAGGCATCAAAGTGCATCTTCTCTCAGACTATCTAGCTTGGCTTCAAACCCGTTATGAAGAGGGAAAAGGCACTCATGTGGTGACGCTAAATGCGGAAATGGTGATGTTAGCGCGAAAACATCCCGAACTTGCCAGCGCGATCGCGCAAGCCGATTTAGTGATCCCAGATGGGGCAGGAGTTGTCCTTTCTTTACGTCTGCAAGGGAAAAAACAGCAGCGTTACCCCGGGATTGAACTAGCCGCCGCCCTCATATCGAAAATGGCTGAAAATGAGGCTTCAGAAGAGATTTTTTTCTATGGGGGAGAACCAGAACGAGCCGCGATCGCTGCGAAAAACTGGCAACATCAATATCCACAGCTTTCTATTCACACCCAACATGGCTATCTTTCTCCCAAGGAACAAACCGAACTTTGTGAAACCTTACAAGCTAAACAACCCCGTTTAATCCTTGTGGGATTAGGAGTTCCCCGTCAAGAACTCTGGATTGCTGAAAATCGCCATCTTTGCCCCAATTCAACATGGATTGGCATTGGTGGAGCATTTGATATTTGGTCAGGTTCAAAACCACGCGCTCCCCAATGGTTTTGTGAGCATAATTTAGAATGGTTATACCGATTTTATCAAGAGCCTTCTCGTTGGCAACGAATGCTAGTGTTACCGCAATTTGCCTGGGCTGTTCTCACTCAAGGAAATAACGCTTCTCGATGA
- a CDS encoding translocation/assembly module TamB domain-containing protein produces MTFNENSQPDPSSEETSSQQSLPPQEPKRWRLLLLILLLLGLGGGISVGWYLIYRQLPQTVANALSGIFSRPVEVGNVESFSLTSLRFGETTLPATDEHSEQVTIPAVAVNFTPFTVITEQALDLEVTLVDPEIIVEQTEEGEWLTTDFTEQPPGIIDIRLNRLNVENASLSLSPRNEAGELESPVNLNFTELNSQFLDNNQRFPFQVENLTPTDTSGRIDLEGEANLETEEIALSLNTSEFAVGELGRLLDFPVNVLDGTLNAETEISFFLNDRLPKLEGTAEVRNAALQVEPFNTPFQETNAQVRFSDRDIIFENLETQFGELAGVAEGTINLATGYDLTADIAPTSIEGIFSAFEIDQPEIPLSGTIAGNLALSGALNDPQLDIFANNTETAVIDQVPFSQVQSQLSLQGNQLLIQNFQANPQAGGNIIAQGDLDLTSEQAIDLDVEVQDVAGEIIRPYQPDLPSDLGTLNATTQISGKLRDWQNLSGQGEASLAIANGEVRVSQLQLLEGRLQGMINIEGIQPERIAPNVPSQLQNPISGELAFGGDLADFSPEKITLSGRGELTIPEGQLAATAINLSQGQLDANLDITNLPLGFIAPETPEEFNELLSAQLQVAADIREFDLNKIEGRGSGAITLTGRETSEINLSNLSLSAGNWRGDIGVRNLEVGRFTQELPVQLQGTRLDTQLTAQGTIDDLTLEGLTVEGSGVLNVVGRQPSRINFDNARLSNGNWEGEIDASNLDVGRLLPDVPAQLQGTLFDTQLTAQGTLDDLTPEGVSVEGSGELKGILDGRIRATTMRLQEGAFELVAIPENLELAQLSDELRGGVAGEVRAQGNLADLSPTGITAQANLDFDQGVSLVREPLSTRLRWDGRQVVLEEAEAENFFAEGTVAIDLEQQGADIIENADLAVDAQNLDLAALPIPEPEAIGALNLEGLAGFAGEIQGNVRNPQVEGDIRLDDFALNRFIFDPEMTGTISANAEEGVRFNLQGNEEDADQIQFALLSPTERDFLPLEPASFRVKYQEALAEGNREEDDLMVSLRELPIDLLRDFAPLPEEFAEQPASGTLDGDLAVNLEDFWVSGDLALLNPALGRFNSDRVAATFSYRNDTLDVTEATLIQNESRYHADGRLTFTETTPEFQGNLDIEQGRIEDILTAIQVFDFADFGEDFLTPRYGGAEDLDVTSVSVQDQPLETQLRRFSEIRALLDQMQVNQDTAPLIPSLDLAQGNFTGQVAVQGSSFDLADIQAEWEIDGERWQWGPYAAETVTARGNLDNGVITLLPLRFASGESFVNLRGTFGGDNQSGQVEVNEVPVAALQNIVELPEFVGVSGFINGTATVAGSPDNPTSRGELRVAEATLNERPIDTVQGSFSYSNSELNFFARGLLTPESEPLTVVGEIPYQLPFAEVPPASDNLNIEISLQDDGFALLDVISDGQLAWEGGTGDANLAISGPFDPEDFQIEQLTTEGVLNLSDASISTAILPQPLTNINTLVNFNLDQLSVEQFNADLGGGEVNMTGGLALFNPAASPESLDISLDNLAVDLPNLYQGNVAGEVNIGRSAIEPEIGGDITVSQGEVILAEEEEENGIAQNGQGLNGQENGANIGFRDLRITLADEVNVTRQPILDFLADGSLVLNGSLDNIQPQGTINLRRGQVNFGLAQFRLARDHEQTATFIPAQGFDPTLDIRLITSVSETQGSIGRGDTGTEVRDQPLDRSVGTLRSIQIEALVQGRASELQPGTLTTNDDILTLRSEPPRSETQILALLGGGLARTFGEETALGLADIAGSALFGAFQATIGDALGLSEFRLFPTLIPTELEDGEDGTRSTLGFGAEAGIDISNDFSLSVLTIFDANQPIQYSVRYRLDDSILLRGSTDFSDNSSFIMEYETRF; encoded by the coding sequence ATGACGTTTAACGAAAACTCTCAACCTGATCCTTCCTCTGAGGAAACTTCCTCCCAACAAAGCCTTCCTCCCCAAGAACCTAAGCGATGGCGTTTGTTGCTATTGATCTTGCTTCTACTGGGGCTGGGAGGTGGAATCAGTGTGGGTTGGTATTTAATTTATCGTCAATTACCGCAAACCGTTGCCAATGCTCTTTCTGGCATCTTCTCACGTCCTGTAGAAGTTGGCAATGTAGAATCCTTTTCTCTCACTTCTCTACGTTTTGGGGAAACCACCCTTCCCGCCACTGACGAACACTCGGAACAAGTGACCATCCCTGCAGTTGCCGTTAATTTTACGCCCTTTACGGTCATTACAGAACAGGCTTTAGACCTAGAAGTTACCCTTGTTGATCCCGAAATTATAGTCGAACAAACAGAAGAAGGAGAATGGTTAACCACCGACTTCACCGAACAGCCTCCCGGAATTATTGATATTAGGCTGAATCGTCTCAACGTTGAAAATGCTAGCCTTAGTCTTTCTCCTCGGAATGAAGCAGGGGAATTAGAATCTCCTGTTAACCTTAATTTCACTGAACTCAATAGCCAATTTCTCGATAATAACCAACGCTTTCCCTTTCAGGTAGAAAACTTAACCCCTACAGATACTAGCGGCAGGATTGATTTAGAAGGAGAAGCCAATCTCGAAACGGAAGAAATTGCCCTGTCGCTAAATACTAGCGAGTTTGCAGTGGGGGAACTTGGAAGACTGCTAGATTTTCCTGTAAACGTTTTAGATGGAACACTCAACGCTGAAACTGAAATTAGCTTTTTTCTCAATGATAGGCTACCTAAACTGGAAGGAACGGCTGAAGTAAGAAACGCTGCTCTGCAAGTAGAACCTTTTAATACTCCTTTTCAAGAGACAAATGCCCAAGTACGCTTTTCAGATAGAGACATTATTTTTGAAAACTTAGAAACCCAATTTGGAGAATTGGCAGGAGTTGCAGAAGGCACAATTAATCTTGCAACTGGCTATGATTTAACCGCCGATATTGCCCCCACTTCCATCGAGGGAATTTTTTCGGCATTTGAAATAGATCAACCTGAAATTCCGCTTAGTGGAACCATCGCAGGTAACCTTGCCCTCAGTGGAGCGTTAAATGATCCCCAACTGGATATTTTTGCCAACAACACTGAAACTGCGGTTATTGACCAAGTTCCATTTAGTCAAGTTCAAAGCCAACTTTCTTTACAGGGCAACCAATTATTAATACAAAACTTTCAGGCGAATCCCCAAGCAGGGGGAAATATCATCGCCCAAGGTGATTTAGACTTGACTTCAGAACAAGCCATTGATCTTGATGTAGAAGTGCAAGACGTTGCAGGAGAGATCATTCGCCCCTATCAGCCTGATTTACCTTCTGATTTAGGAACTTTGAATGCAACAACTCAAATTAGTGGTAAATTGCGTGACTGGCAAAATTTAAGCGGACAAGGAGAGGCTAGCCTTGCCATTGCCAATGGAGAAGTGAGAGTTTCTCAACTGCAATTATTAGAAGGTCGTCTCCAAGGAATGATTAATATCGAGGGGATTCAACCTGAGAGAATTGCCCCTAATGTTCCCTCGCAGTTACAAAATCCCATTTCAGGAGAATTAGCATTTGGCGGCGATCTCGCTGATTTTTCTCCAGAAAAGATTACCCTTAGTGGAAGAGGGGAACTCACGATTCCGGAAGGGCAATTAGCGGCGACAGCCATTAATTTAAGCCAAGGTCAACTCGATGCTAATCTTGATATTACTAACCTTCCTTTAGGTTTTATTGCCCCTGAAACCCCTGAGGAATTTAATGAATTACTATCAGCGCAGTTGCAAGTAGCTGCTGATATTAGAGAGTTTGATCTGAATAAGATAGAAGGAAGAGGCTCTGGGGCGATTACTCTTACAGGTCGCGAAACCAGTGAAATTAACCTGAGTAATTTAAGTCTTAGCGCAGGTAACTGGCGTGGGGATATCGGGGTTCGTAATTTAGAGGTGGGACGCTTTACTCAGGAGCTTCCAGTACAACTTCAAGGGACTCGCTTAGATACGCAACTTACAGCCCAAGGAACCATTGATGATCTCACTCTAGAAGGGTTAACGGTGGAAGGTTCGGGGGTTCTGAATGTTGTGGGTCGCCAACCGAGTCGGATCAACTTTGATAATGCACGTCTCAGTAATGGCAATTGGGAAGGCGAGATTGATGCAAGTAATTTAGATGTTGGACGCTTACTCCCTGATGTTCCCGCTCAACTGCAAGGAACACTCTTTGATACCCAATTAACTGCCCAAGGAACTCTAGATGATCTCACGCCAGAAGGGGTTAGTGTTGAGGGATCAGGAGAACTGAAAGGTATTTTAGATGGAAGGATTCGAGCAACAACGATGCGCTTACAAGAGGGAGCATTTGAATTAGTCGCAATCCCTGAGAATTTAGAATTAGCTCAACTCTCTGATGAGTTACGAGGAGGAGTCGCTGGTGAAGTAAGAGCGCAAGGTAATTTAGCTGATTTATCTCCTACTGGGATTACCGCACAAGCCAATTTAGACTTTGATCAGGGAGTAAGTTTAGTTCGGGAACCGTTAAGCACTCGCCTGCGGTGGGATGGTCGCCAGGTGGTTTTAGAAGAAGCGGAAGCAGAGAACTTTTTTGCTGAGGGAACGGTGGCAATAGATTTAGAACAACAGGGAGCAGACATTATTGAAAATGCTGATTTAGCAGTTGATGCTCAAAATTTAGATTTAGCTGCCTTGCCTATTCCAGAACCTGAAGCCATTGGAGCATTGAATCTCGAAGGGTTAGCTGGTTTTGCTGGAGAAATTCAAGGCAATGTTAGAAATCCTCAAGTTGAGGGAGATATTCGCTTAGATGATTTTGCCTTAAACCGCTTTATCTTTGATCCTGAAATGACAGGAACGATTTCAGCCAACGCGGAAGAAGGGGTGAGATTTAATTTACAGGGCAATGAAGAGGACGCTGATCAAATTCAATTTGCTTTACTCTCGCCAACAGAAAGGGATTTTCTACCTTTAGAACCTGCTTCTTTTCGGGTGAAATATCAGGAAGCCCTAGCAGAAGGAAACCGAGAAGAAGATGATTTAATGGTGAGTTTAAGGGAGTTGCCCATAGATTTATTAAGAGATTTTGCCCCCTTACCCGAAGAGTTCGCGGAACAGCCAGCTTCAGGAACATTAGACGGAGATTTAGCAGTTAATTTAGAGGATTTTTGGGTATCGGGAGACTTAGCCTTACTCAATCCAGCATTGGGACGATTTAACAGCGATCGCGTTGCCGCCACTTTCTCTTACCGCAACGATACTTTAGATGTTACCGAAGCCACCTTAATCCAAAATGAAAGCAGATATCATGCTGATGGTCGTCTCACTTTCACCGAAACCACTCCTGAATTTCAGGGCAATCTTGATATTGAACAGGGACGGATTGAGGATATTCTGACAGCAATACAAGTTTTTGATTTTGCTGATTTTGGTGAGGACTTTCTCACTCCTCGCTATGGAGGTGCTGAGGATCTTGATGTGACTTCAGTTAGCGTTCAAGACCAACCCCTAGAAACTCAACTGCGACGCTTCTCGGAAATTAGAGCCCTCCTTGACCAAATGCAAGTGAATCAAGATACAGCCCCTCTCATCCCTTCTCTTGATTTAGCTCAAGGGAATTTTACGGGTCAAGTTGCTGTGCAAGGAAGTTCTTTTGATCTAGCTGACATTCAAGCAGAATGGGAGATTGATGGAGAACGCTGGCAATGGGGCCCTTATGCAGCAGAAACAGTCACGGCACGGGGGAATTTAGATAATGGTGTAATTACCCTACTGCCTTTACGTTTTGCTTCGGGAGAGAGCTTTGTTAATCTGAGAGGAACATTTGGCGGAGACAACCAATCAGGTCAGGTAGAAGTCAATGAAGTGCCTGTGGCAGCGTTACAAAATATTGTGGAACTACCAGAATTTGTTGGCGTTAGTGGCTTCATTAATGGGACAGCAACGGTGGCTGGTAGTCCTGATAATCCCACTTCTCGGGGGGAATTGCGCGTCGCTGAGGCAACGCTTAATGAAAGACCGATTGATACAGTACAGGGAAGTTTTAGCTACAGTAACTCGGAGTTAAATTTCTTTGCTCGGGGTTTACTCACACCTGAAAGTGAACCACTGACTGTAGTCGGTGAAATTCCTTATCAACTTCCTTTTGCTGAAGTTCCTCCAGCTTCTGATAATTTAAACATTGAAATTAGTCTCCAAGATGATGGGTTTGCTCTCCTTGATGTCATTAGTGATGGACAATTAGCTTGGGAAGGAGGAACAGGTGATGCGAATCTGGCGATCAGTGGCCCCTTTGATCCCGAAGATTTCCAGATTGAACAGTTAACAACAGAAGGGGTGCTAAATCTATCGGACGCTAGCATTAGTACAGCCATTCTGCCACAACCTTTAACAAATATTAATACGCTAGTTAACTTTAATTTGGATCAGCTAAGTGTAGAACAATTTAATGCTGATTTAGGTGGAGGAGAAGTCAACATGACAGGAGGGCTAGCATTATTTAATCCAGCAGCGTCTCCCGAAAGTCTTGATATTAGTTTAGACAATTTAGCTGTTGATTTACCGAATCTTTATCAGGGAAATGTGGCAGGAGAAGTCAATATTGGTCGAAGCGCGATCGAGCCAGAAATAGGCGGTGATATTACAGTTTCACAAGGAGAAGTTATCTTAGCTGAGGAGGAAGAAGAAAATGGAATTGCTCAAAATGGTCAAGGACTCAATGGTCAAGAAAACGGAGCCAATATTGGATTTAGAGATTTAAGAATTACCCTCGCGGATGAGGTTAATGTGACTCGCCAACCGATTCTAGATTTTCTGGCAGATGGAAGTTTAGTTTTGAATGGAAGTCTTGATAATATCCAGCCTCAAGGAACAATTAATTTGCGTCGGGGTCAAGTCAATTTCGGGTTAGCTCAGTTTCGGTTAGCAAGAGATCATGAGCAAACCGCAACCTTTATTCCCGCTCAAGGTTTTGATCCAACATTAGATATCCGTCTAATTACGTCTGTCTCCGAAACTCAAGGAAGCATTGGACGTGGTGATACTGGTACAGAAGTTCGGGATCAGCCCCTAGATAGATCAGTGGGGACTTTACGCTCTATTCAAATTGAGGCTCTTGTACAGGGTCGTGCTAGTGAATTACAGCCAGGGACTTTAACGACAAATGATGACATTTTAACCCTTAGAAGTGAGCCTCCTCGTAGTGAAACACAAATTCTTGCCCTTCTCGGTGGAGGATTAGCTAGGACTTTTGGAGAAGAGACGGCGTTAGGACTAGCTGATATTGCTGGTTCTGCTTTATTTGGGGCTTTTCAAGCTACAATTGGGGATGCTTTAGGCTTAAGTGAATTTCGTCTTTTTCCCACGCTAATTCCTACAGAACTAGAAGATGGAGAAGATGGCACTAGATCTACATTAGGATTTGGTGCAGAAGCTGGAATTGACATTAGCAATGATTTTTCTCTATCAGTTTTAACAATTTTTGATGCTAATCAACCAATTCAATATAGTGTGAGGTATCGTTTAGATGATTCCATTCTGCTAAGGGGGTCAACTGACTTTTCTGATAATAGCAGTTTTATTATGGAGTACGAAACTCGCTTCTAA
- the rpoD gene encoding RNA polymerase sigma factor RpoD yields MQVNTLTSQQQHKNELERLIEEQSREAAQGNTIEVEVEPTASDLDQEMLEETTDVDLTDESLPKVVEANTSSKPDKSDETEKKSYTEDSIRLYLQEIGRIRLLRADEEIELARKIADLLELERKRTELEATIGSEPTLEEWAQEVDMPLPKFRRRLMLGRRAKEKMVQSNLRLVVSIAKKYMNRGLSFQDLIQEGSLGLIRAAEKFDHEKGYKFSTYATWWIRQAITRAIADQSRTIRLPVHLYETISRIKKTTKVLSQELGRKPTEEEIAERMEMTIEKLRFIAKSAQLPISLETPIGKEEDSRLGDFIEADGETPEDEVSKSLLREDLEDVLDTLSPRERDVLRLRYGLEDGRMKTLEEIGQIFNVTRERIRQIEAKALRKLRHPNRNSILKEYIRT; encoded by the coding sequence ATGCAGGTAAATACACTAACCAGCCAGCAACAGCATAAAAACGAATTAGAGCGTTTAATTGAAGAACAAAGTCGCGAGGCAGCCCAAGGCAATACCATTGAGGTGGAGGTAGAGCCCACGGCTTCTGACTTGGATCAAGAAATGTTGGAAGAAACCACAGATGTGGATTTAACGGATGAATCTTTGCCCAAGGTAGTGGAAGCAAATACTTCTTCTAAGCCGGATAAGTCTGATGAAACAGAGAAAAAATCCTATACTGAGGACTCCATTCGACTTTATTTGCAAGAAATTGGTCGCATTCGTTTATTACGAGCGGATGAAGAAATTGAATTGGCTCGCAAAATTGCGGATTTGCTGGAATTAGAGCGCAAACGCACGGAGTTAGAAGCAACGATTGGCTCTGAACCAACGCTTGAGGAATGGGCGCAAGAAGTTGATATGCCTCTGCCGAAGTTTCGCCGACGCTTAATGCTGGGGCGACGCGCGAAAGAAAAAATGGTGCAGTCTAATTTACGGCTGGTAGTGTCCATTGCCAAAAAATATATGAATCGCGGCTTATCATTTCAGGATTTGATTCAAGAAGGCTCTTTAGGACTAATTCGCGCTGCCGAAAAGTTTGATCACGAGAAGGGCTATAAGTTTTCCACTTATGCCACCTGGTGGATTCGACAAGCAATTACTCGCGCGATCGCGGATCAATCTCGTACGATCCGCCTCCCGGTTCACCTTTATGAAACGATTTCTCGCATTAAGAAAACGACAAAGGTTCTTTCTCAAGAGTTGGGACGTAAGCCCACTGAGGAGGAAATCGCGGAACGGATGGAAATGACTATCGAAAAGTTACGCTTTATTGCTAAATCGGCGCAACTTCCGATTTCTTTAGAAACCCCCATTGGCAAAGAGGAAGATTCCCGTTTAGGTGACTTTATTGAAGCGGATGGGGAAACACCAGAAGATGAAGTGTCTAAAAGCCTACTGCGAGAAGATTTAGAAGATGTCCTTGATACCCTTAGCCCCCGCGAACGAGATGTTCTCCGTCTGCGCTATGGCTTAGAAGATGGGCGGATGAAAACTTTAGAGGAAATTGGGCAAATTTTTAATGTTACTCGCGAACGTATCCGCCAAATTGAAGCGAAAGCTCTAAGAAAATTACGTCATCCTAACCGTAACAGCATTCTCAAAGAATATATTCGGACTTAG
- a CDS encoding chlorophyll A-B binding protein — translation MEENPNDFKFGFNVGAENWNGRLAMIGFIAALLTEILSGQGVLHFWGLL, via the coding sequence ATGGAAGAAAATCCCAACGATTTTAAATTTGGTTTCAACGTAGGTGCTGAAAACTGGAACGGTCGTTTAGCCATGATTGGCTTCATTGCCGCTCTCTTAACCGAAATTCTTAGTGGACAAGGTGTTCTCCACTTCTGGGGACTCCTCTAA
- a CDS encoding DUF1823 family protein, with protein MDSLPPLTQDTIWGILNEEISDATVNQLVWYYLGYRYDPERQVWNNEAVASEWQETYPQPPDFIESRPAIVKLTRSIPKPNKQLLKQKLGFKGYKIGEFGPRETRRATMANWLLSYMQEQGLLD; from the coding sequence ATGGATAGTTTACCGCCACTGACTCAAGACACAATTTGGGGGATCTTAAATGAAGAGATTTCTGATGCAACGGTTAATCAGTTAGTATGGTATTATCTGGGCTATCGATACGATCCTGAACGCCAAGTCTGGAACAACGAGGCAGTAGCATCTGAGTGGCAAGAAACGTATCCTCAGCCCCCTGATTTCATTGAAAGTCGTCCAGCCATTGTAAAGCTGACACGCTCAATCCCAAAGCCGAATAAACAACTCTTAAAGCAAAAGTTAGGTTTCAAGGGTTATAAAATTGGGGAGTTTGGCCCCAGAGAAACCAGACGGGCAACTATGGCAAACTGGCTATTAAGCTATATGCAGGAACAGGGACTACTTGATTAA
- a CDS encoding chlorophyll a/b-binding protein, protein MEENRNDFKFGFNTASENWNGRLAMIGFIAALLTEILSGQGVLHFWGLL, encoded by the coding sequence ATGGAAGAAAATCGCAACGATTTCAAATTTGGTTTTAACACAGCTTCTGAAAACTGGAACGGTCGTTTAGCCATGATTGGCTTCATTGCCGCTCTCTTAACCGAAATTCTTAGTGGACAAGGTGTTCTCCACTTCTGGGGACTCCTCTAA